GCCAGGAGCTCGGCCGGTTCGTGTGGTCCCGGCTCCGGGACCCCAAGCTGGGGGGATTCTTCGCCAGAAACGTGGCCCTTCCCGCGCCGGGCGAGCCTCCCTTCGTGGCCGAGAAACCCTTGGGGCCCAACGCCGCGGCCGCCCTCCTCATGGTGGCCGCCGGCCGCTGGAGCGGGCAACAGCGCTACCTGGAGGCCGCGGCCCGGGCGGTGACAGCCCTCAAGGGCCGGATCACCGAGGGGCCGGAGGGGGCGGACCTTCTGGCTGCGTACCGGGAGCTCGTCGGCCCCCGCCCCGGCCGGGCCCGGCCTGCGTTCCTGCCCCTGCTGGTGCTCTCGTTCCTGGCCGGGGTGCTGGGGTTCCTGTCGCCCTGCTCGCTACCGGTGCTGCCCGCCTACTTCGCCTTTGCGGCCGGCAGCACCCGGCGGACGGTGCTGGGCCGGACCGTGGCGTTCTTCCTAGGGCTCGCCCTCAGCTTCTCGGCCATGGGCGCCTCGGCCGGCCTCGTGGGCGCGGCCCTCCGGGGACCCATGCCCTGGATCCAGCGCGCGGCCGGGGCCCTCATCGCGGCCTTCGGGGTGGCCTCGTTCCTGGGCAAGGGGTTTGAAGGCCTTCGGCTCCGGGGCCGTCCGGCCACGGGCCATGGGGGCGCGTTCTGGTTCGGGCTCGCGTTCTCCGTGGGCTGGACCGCGTGCGTGGGCCCGATCCTGGCAGGGGTGCTGGTGCTCGCGTCCACCCGCGAAGGGGCCCTGGCCGGGGGAGCGCTGCTTTTCGCGTTTGCCCTGGGCCTGGGGCTGCCCCTGATGGGGGTCTCGGCGGCCCTGGGGCGCCTGGACCGGCGGGGGAGGGTATGGCGCCTGCTTCGCGGCCGGGCCTGGGAGGTGCGCGTGGGCCGCAGGACCCTGTACCTCCACACCGCGGGCATGGTGTCGGGCGTGCTCCTGCTGGCCCTGGGCCTTCTCGTGGCCACCGGCCAGCTCGCCGTGCTCAACCGGCTCGTGCCGGCCGGGGCTGCGGCCTGGGTGGCCGGTTTGGAGGAACGGCTGCTGGGATGGCTCGGCAGCACCCCGTGACCTCCGCCCCTGCCGGGGAGGACGGGATGGTCCGGGGCAGCGCATCACCCCTCTCCCCCCCGAGTCCTCTCTGTTCGGACGGAACCCGGTATCAACCGGGGCAAAAAGACCTACATCGCCGAGGTTCGCATCTCCATGGGCTGCTTCAGCAGCCACAGGCTGAACACGCTGAAGGCGATCATGCCGACCAGGATGGGGATCTGGCCCCGCCGGGCCCGGGCCGGGTCCGGGAACAACCCCCGGCTGATCTTCTGGGCGGCCCACAGGCTGTACACGTGCCCCACCCCCACCAGGACCACCTGGAGGAGCCACAGCACGTCCAGGGAGACCAGCGGGGGCACCTTCCACGCGGCCGTGCCCAGAAGGTTCCAGCCCCGGCCCAGGGGGTCGCTGAGCAAGCGCACCACCTTGGGTCCCTCCATGAGCAGGTGCTCCAGGTTGTGGGACAGGTGGTAGAAAAGGGCGATGGGCAGCACGCAGTAGGCGTACCGCACGAAGTAGCTGCCGTAGGAGACCGGGTTCGGGTCGCCCCGGGTGGCGATCCGATGGGACCAGGCCACGAGCACGGCGTACACGAGCACCGGCAGCCCCATGATCAGGGCCATGCCCGCAGTGAACGCCCCCATCTCGCCCATGCCCGCCCCGGCCTGGAGCCACTCCAGAAGCTGGGGCCACGCCGGGGTCATGGTCAAGCCGTGGAACCCGGTGATGGCGAGCATCAGCAGGGCCAGGTACGCCTCGTCCACCGCGGGTTTGCCGAGGGCGGCGAGATCCGCGCCCCAGGGCCTCAGGTTCACGGTCATGTTGTCGTGGGGGCAGGCCTGGATGCACTCGGTGCACTGGATGCAGTAGGTGTTCACGGACATCCGGGCCGGGTTCTCGAAGGTGGGGCAGGGGTAGGCCGCGGCGCTGCCCCGGACGCACTCCTTGCTCGCGCACGAACGGCAGACCTTCCGGTCGCGGGCCCGGATCTCCACTCCGGCGAACAGGGCGTACAGCCCGCTCACCCGGCCCACCAGGCACCCGTACCGGCAAAAGCTTTTGCGCTCGAACAGGAACACGGCCACGATGGTCATCACCAGCATCCCGAGGCCCAGGTAGGCCGTGGCCCGGGGGCTCAGGGTCACCCCGAACCCCAGCTCGATCCAGGTGAGCCCCACGAACAGGGCGGTGGCGAGCCAGATGTTCCGCAGCCTCCGGGGCCAGGGCAGGCCCAGGCCCAGGCCCTGGTCGGTCTTCCTCCACAGCCGCAGCCGCTCCATCCAGGTGGCGATGGCGTCCCAGGGGCACACGTAGCACCAGGCCTTGCCCGCGAACAGGAGCACGATCACCAGCCCGCACCACCAGATCGTCCAGGTGAGCAGCGGCGCGATGTTCAGCCCCGGCGTCTGGTCGCCGAACAGACCGGCCACCAGGATCAGCGCGAACGCGGCCACGAACGCGAGCTGGCAGGCCGCCCGGAAGGCCCGGGACCGCACGGCCCGGCGGATCACGCCGAACCGCAGCAGGTCCACCCGATCGGGGTGGTCTGACGAGGGGCCGGGGGGGGTGGGGCGTCGCGGCCGGGCCGGCCGGCCCTCGAAGCACACGAACGAGACCAGGAGCACCGCCGCGATGGACACGTAGTACATCCACTGGGGGATGCCCCACATGGTGTGCATGAAGTACCGGGCCGGATCGAGCTGGAACGCCTGGCGGTGCTCGGCCGAGCACAGGTAGTAGGTCTTGCCCAGGTACGTGGAGGGAAGGGCCGTGGAGGGATCCACCGCCGCCTCGCACACCATGCACCGCTCGCGCACGTACCGCTCGGGGTCTGCACGGAAGAGCTTCCTGCACCGCTCGGTGCAGAAGTGGAACGTGGTGCCTTCGAAGGTCTCGGCGTAACCCCAGCCGGGGTTTACCTGCATGCGGCACACCGGGTCGGTGACCGCGCCGGCCATCCCCCCTTGCATCCCCCCATGGCCCTCCATGCCCTCCATGCCCTCCATGGAGCGCATGGCCATGGCCGGCTTCATGGCGCTCCAGTTGGACCAGGCCACCAGAAGGACCATGGCCCCGAAGAAGAGGTACGGAAACGCAACGCCCAGCCGCCTCATGCCCCCGCCTCCTGGGCCTGGCGCCGACGGCGCTTGATCCGCACCGCCCGCACCCCGATCAGGAACACCGCCAGCCCCCCTCCCACCGCGGCCAAAACCGATGCGGCGGACGACGGATCCCCCACCACCATCCGAAACGGGATCACCTCGGACCGGCCCTCCACCTCCATGGCAAGCTCCACCACGTACTCCCCCTCCCTGTCGAAGGTGACGGTGAGCTTGTGCACCCGGTCGAACGGCTCGATCCGGATGGGCGGCTGGAGCTCCCGGTTGCGGCCGAAGGTGAAGGTCTGGAGCACCCGTACCGTGACGGGCTGGCCGTAGGGTTCGCCGGTGGCGCGGTTCTTGATGTAGAAGGCCAGGTTGGCCGGCTCGCCGGGCGGGGGCTTGCCCGGGTAGCTGGTGAGCAGGACGTCGTAGGGGCCGGCGCTCGCCGGGTACTCCAGGGTGGGCACCTGGGGGTAGTTCTCCTTATACGAGTAATGGGGCAGCCCCAGGATATGGTGGGCCCGGGCCGGGGTCGGCGCCAAAACCGCCAGGGCGAGGGCTCCCCAGAACAGCGCCGCGGCCAGAGACCCGGCTCGTCCGGGCCCGTCGGACGACCGCATCCGTTGGATGCCCACCCGATAGGCCAGCGCGTCCTCCGGGCACGCCCGCACGCACCGGCCGCAGTTGTCGCACTCCATCCCCGAGCTCTCGGTCACGGGGTTCAGGCCCTGCTCGCACACCGGCTCGCACCTGCGGCAGTGGGTACACCGGTGCGGTTCGAGCCGCACGCGCACCGGCCGGCCCCGTCCCAGAACTCCCAGCAGTGCCCCCCCGGGGCACAGGCTCCGGCAGAACCACCGGGGCGACACGAACACCTCAAAGGCCAGGATCAGCCCCAGCACCACGAGCATGCCGGTCAGCGCCGTGCCGAACACCCAGGCGTGCACGAGCCGGCTCACCACGGCAGGCGGGTAGATCAGGGCGAACAGGGGCCGGGCCGTGATCGCGGCCACCACCAGCCCCACCGCCAGAAAGAGGTACTTGTTTCGGTACGAGAACCGGACCTCTGCCGGCGGGAGCTCCACCCAACGTAGGAGCCTCCGAAGCTTTCCGCCCGCCTCGAACAGCAGGTACCCGGGGCAGACCCAGCTGCAGAACACCCGGCC
This is a stretch of genomic DNA from Deferrisoma camini S3R1. It encodes these proteins:
- a CDS encoding cytochrome c biogenesis CcdA family protein, whose translation is MGRLAGLAILLVLAAGPAAGQEGRGLAWVAAGNGPAGLLTRRFPPDAFRRAEAEVLRRWAGAPEVVAYALLHGPDRSERALRAWAARLDAPQAPRNLRGHGLRALALAAAARALEDPSLRERAAIEAREAARLWEVDLAAGRITAIRAAWTARALTAAGLHGRAREVLGLARRYLVGPEGAFDRYDPAAGNGQGDGGLEANAFLGLAFLEAAEAADDPGLARAGQELGRFVWSRLRDPKLGGFFARNVALPAPGEPPFVAEKPLGPNAAAALLMVAAGRWSGQQRYLEAAARAVTALKGRITEGPEGADLLAAYRELVGPRPGRARPAFLPLLVLSFLAGVLGFLSPCSLPVLPAYFAFAAGSTRRTVLGRTVAFFLGLALSFSAMGASAGLVGAALRGPMPWIQRAAGALIAAFGVASFLGKGFEGLRLRGRPATGHGGAFWFGLAFSVGWTACVGPILAGVLVLASTREGALAGGALLFAFALGLGLPLMGVSAALGRLDRRGRVWRLLRGRAWEVRVGRRTLYLHTAGMVSGVLLLALGLLVATGQLAVLNRLVPAGAAAWVAGLEERLLGWLGSTP
- a CDS encoding YHS domain-containing protein, coding for MRRLGVAFPYLFFGAMVLLVAWSNWSAMKPAMAMRSMEGMEGMEGHGGMQGGMAGAVTDPVCRMQVNPGWGYAETFEGTTFHFCTERCRKLFRADPERYVRERCMVCEAAVDPSTALPSTYLGKTYYLCSAEHRQAFQLDPARYFMHTMWGIPQWMYYVSIAAVLLVSFVCFEGRPARPRRPTPPGPSSDHPDRVDLLRFGVIRRAVRSRAFRAACQLAFVAAFALILVAGLFGDQTPGLNIAPLLTWTIWWCGLVIVLLFAGKAWCYVCPWDAIATWMERLRLWRKTDQGLGLGLPWPRRLRNIWLATALFVGLTWIELGFGVTLSPRATAYLGLGMLVMTIVAVFLFERKSFCRYGCLVGRVSGLYALFAGVEIRARDRKVCRSCASKECVRGSAAAYPCPTFENPARMSVNTYCIQCTECIQACPHDNMTVNLRPWGADLAALGKPAVDEAYLALLMLAITGFHGLTMTPAWPQLLEWLQAGAGMGEMGAFTAGMALIMGLPVLVYAVLVAWSHRIATRGDPNPVSYGSYFVRYAYCVLPIALFYHLSHNLEHLLMEGPKVVRLLSDPLGRGWNLLGTAAWKVPPLVSLDVLWLLQVVLVGVGHVYSLWAAQKISRGLFPDPARARRGQIPILVGMIAFSVFSLWLLKQPMEMRTSAM
- a CDS encoding 4Fe-4S binding protein — translated: MTARQRRHGWIQALRRLVQIGTVCLVVGLALASLYAHYRAARALDEMRAVEGPVGSGLRVVDRLVSGLDDPRAFLDGFKGSLWSMRLAGWDVTDPLAALEVIATSKVLHPPLLLAAAVPVLLALLLGRVFCSWVCPGYLLFEAGGKLRRLLRWVELPPAEVRFSYRNKYLFLAVGLVVAAITARPLFALIYPPAVVSRLVHAWVFGTALTGMLVVLGLILAFEVFVSPRWFCRSLCPGGALLGVLGRGRPVRVRLEPHRCTHCRRCEPVCEQGLNPVTESSGMECDNCGRCVRACPEDALAYRVGIQRMRSSDGPGRAGSLAAALFWGALALAVLAPTPARAHHILGLPHYSYKENYPQVPTLEYPASAGPYDVLLTSYPGKPPPGEPANLAFYIKNRATGEPYGQPVTVRVLQTFTFGRNRELQPPIRIEPFDRVHKLTVTFDREGEYVVELAMEVEGRSEVIPFRMVVGDPSSAASVLAAVGGGLAVFLIGVRAVRIKRRRRQAQEAGA